In Clostridium swellfunianum, a genomic segment contains:
- a CDS encoding aminopeptidase has translation MSNFNKNLEKYADLAVRIGINIQKGQTLVINAPITAAEFVRAAAKKAYEAGAKNVHVEWADEQLAKIKYMNAPDEAFTEYPMWRAEGLEEMAKGGAGFISITGSNPDLFKGVDPERISTANKTASKALEGYRNYVMADKAPWCVIAVPTKEWADKVFPGLNEEESMEKLWDNIFKATRVDREDPVAAWKEHTDNLNKKLDYLNEKRFKKLHYKSAVTDLTVELVEKHVWAGGGSTVEGKGTYFVANMPTEEVFTMPKKDGVNGTVKSTKPLNYSGNLIDNFTLKFENGKIVDFSAEQGYETLKKLIETDEGSHYLGEVALVPFDSPISNTNIIFFNTLFDENASCHFALGKAYPTNLEGGAEMSSEELIEHGANMSLTHVDFMVGSPDLSIDGETADGKVEPIFRNGNWVF, from the coding sequence ATGAGTAATTTTAATAAAAATCTAGAAAAATATGCAGACTTGGCAGTTAGAATAGGCATAAACATTCAAAAGGGACAGACTCTTGTAATAAATGCACCTATTACAGCTGCTGAATTTGTTAGAGCAGCAGCTAAAAAAGCTTATGAAGCTGGTGCTAAAAATGTTCATGTTGAATGGGCTGATGAGCAGCTTGCAAAAATTAAGTACATGAATGCTCCTGATGAAGCTTTTACAGAATATCCAATGTGGAGAGCTGAAGGTCTTGAAGAAATGGCTAAGGGCGGAGCAGGTTTTATAAGCATAACAGGTTCAAACCCTGATTTATTTAAAGGAGTTGACCCTGAAAGAATCTCTACAGCAAATAAGACTGCTTCAAAAGCGCTAGAGGGCTATAGGAATTATGTTATGGCTGATAAGGCTCCATGGTGCGTAATCGCAGTGCCTACTAAAGAGTGGGCTGATAAAGTATTCCCTGGCTTAAACGAAGAAGAAAGCATGGAAAAGCTTTGGGACAACATTTTTAAGGCTACAAGAGTTGATAGAGAAGACCCTGTTGCTGCTTGGAAGGAACATACTGACAATCTAAACAAGAAGCTTGATTACTTAAATGAAAAGAGATTTAAAAAACTCCATTACAAATCTGCTGTAACTGATTTAACTGTAGAACTTGTTGAGAAACATGTTTGGGCAGGCGGGGGTTCAACAGTTGAAGGCAAGGGTACATATTTTGTAGCTAATATGCCAACAGAAGAAGTATTTACAATGCCTAAGAAGGATGGAGTTAACGGCACCGTTAAGAGTACAAAACCATTAAACTACAGTGGAAACCTAATAGATAACTTTACTCTTAAGTTTGAAAATGGAAAGATAGTTGATTTCTCAGCAGAGCAAGGCTATGAAACATTAAAGAAACTTATCGAAACTGATGAAGGTTCACATTACTTAGGTGAAGTTGCTTTAGTTCCATTTGACTCACCAATCTCAAATACCAATATTATTTTCTTCAACACCTTGTTTGATGAAAATGCGTCCTGCCACTTTGCTTTAGGAAAGGCTTATCCTACAAACCTTGAAGGCGGAGCTGAGATGAGCAGTGAGGAACTAATAGAACATGGAGCTAATATGAGTTTAACTCATGTTGATTTCATGGTTGGTTCACCAGATTTAAGTATTGATGGCGAAACAGCTGATGGAAAAGTAGAGCCAATATTTAGAAATGGCAATTGGGTATTTTAA
- a CDS encoding response regulator transcription factor — MPGYKILIIEDEVKIARFVELELKYEGYEVEQAHDGREGLQKVLEGNFDLIILDVMLPSLNGMEVLRRLRQHSEIPVIMLTAKDDIMDKVMGLDNGADDYVTKPFAIEELLARIRVALKRKRVEAVSSKTLQLEKLVVDLEKYTISYDDNAIDLTKREFDLLKYLLENKNIVLSRDKILETVWGFDYFGDTNVVDVYVRYLRSKIDDKYNKKFIHTIRGVGYMIKYE; from the coding sequence ATGCCAGGTTATAAAATACTTATTATTGAGGATGAAGTTAAGATAGCTCGCTTTGTGGAGCTAGAGCTTAAATATGAAGGCTATGAGGTTGAACAAGCCCATGATGGCAGAGAAGGACTTCAAAAAGTACTTGAAGGAAATTTTGATTTAATAATTCTTGATGTAATGCTGCCTTCATTAAACGGTATGGAAGTTTTAAGAAGGCTTAGACAACATTCCGAGATACCAGTTATTATGCTGACAGCCAAGGATGATATTATGGATAAAGTTATGGGCCTTGATAACGGTGCAGACGACTATGTAACAAAACCTTTTGCAATTGAAGAACTATTAGCTAGAATTAGAGTTGCTTTAAAGAGAAAACGAGTTGAAGCTGTTTCTTCAAAAACTCTACAGCTTGAAAAGCTTGTTGTAGATTTAGAAAAATACACTATTAGCTATGATGATAATGCTATTGATTTAACTAAAAGAGAATTTGATTTATTAAAGTACTTGCTTGAAAATAAAAATATAGTACTTTCAAGAGATAAAATTCTAGAAACTGTTTGGGGCTTCGACTATTTTGGTGATACTAATGTAGTAGATGTTTATGTTAGATATTTAAGAAGTAAAATAGATGACAAGTATAACAAAAAATTTATTCACACCATTAGAGGGGTGGGATACATGATAAAGTATGAATAA
- a CDS encoding sensor histidine kinase produces MNKKNETNNPVGFLLMTIFKGIKLLIVILPRLISKLFNYINDRLRFSISFKITTFYAFIFSSLLLLSNIAVAGVFVYFLRQQVVDFRVDQNLLYLQFSNNTIEITNYIAAIALFIILSDIVLLFMMLPIGSRVSRRLLLPVRKMTETVKNISAKDLNTRLDVSGSKDELKDLSKTFNDMLDRLQISYELQNQFVSDASHELRTPIAVIQGYANLLDRWGKEDKAVLEESITAIKSEAESMKKLVEQLLFLARSDKSTQKVEIVDFNINELIDEVVKETKMIDSKHQILNKYNEPLTISGDRNLLKEALRIFIDNSIKYTEEGGVIKINSFSKNKNLIIEIEDTGSGISKEDLSHIFDRFYRADKSRTKETGGTGLGLSIAKWIILKHKGNIEVQSKLGWGTKISLVLPLKN; encoded by the coding sequence ATGAATAAAAAAAATGAAACTAACAATCCAGTTGGTTTTTTATTAATGACAATTTTTAAAGGCATTAAGCTGCTGATTGTTATTTTACCTAGGCTAATATCAAAGCTTTTTAACTATATTAACGACCGACTGCGTTTTTCTATAAGCTTTAAGATAACAACCTTTTATGCCTTTATTTTTTCTTCTTTACTTCTCCTTTCAAATATAGCTGTTGCAGGTGTATTTGTATACTTTTTAAGACAACAGGTAGTAGATTTTAGGGTAGACCAAAATCTTTTATATCTTCAATTTTCTAATAATACAATAGAAATAACAAACTATATTGCTGCTATTGCCCTATTTATAATATTGTCCGATATAGTTCTCCTATTTATGATGCTGCCAATAGGCTCAAGAGTTAGCCGAAGACTTTTGCTGCCTGTTAGGAAGATGACCGAAACAGTCAAAAACATATCTGCTAAGGATTTGAATACAAGGCTAGACGTAAGCGGCTCCAAGGATGAACTTAAAGACCTGTCAAAGACTTTTAATGATATGCTGGATAGGCTTCAGATATCCTATGAGCTTCAAAATCAATTTGTATCTGATGCTTCTCATGAGCTCAGAACTCCTATAGCCGTTATTCAAGGCTATGCAAACCTTTTGGATAGATGGGGAAAAGAAGATAAAGCTGTGCTTGAAGAATCTATTACTGCTATAAAATCTGAAGCAGAAAGCATGAAAAAATTAGTTGAGCAGCTTTTGTTTCTAGCTAGAAGTGATAAAAGCACCCAAAAGGTTGAAATAGTAGATTTCAACATAAATGAGCTTATTGATGAAGTAGTAAAAGAAACAAAGATGATTGACAGCAAGCATCAAATACTTAACAAATATAATGAACCACTAACCATAAGCGGGGACAGAAATCTGCTTAAGGAAGCTCTAAGAATATTTATAGACAATAGTATCAAATATACTGAAGAAGGCGGAGTTATAAAAATAAATTCCTTCAGTAAAAATAAAAATCTTATTATTGAAATTGAAGATACAGGCTCAGGTATATCAAAAGAAGATCTTTCTCATATTTTTGACCGATTTTATCGTGCAGATAAATCGAGAACAAAGGAAACAGGTGGGACTGGGCTTGGCCTATCTATAGCCAAGTGGATTATCTTAAAACACAAAGGAAATATTGAGGTTCAGAGCAAGCTTGGCTGGGGAACTAAGATAAGCCTAGTGCTGCCGCTAAAAAATTAA
- a CDS encoding dihydrofolate reductase, which translates to MLSFVVAMSENHIIGKDGTLPWHLPEDLKKFKEITLSGSKTMIMGRKTFESLPRILPGRKHIVLTQNKDFKIDNGQVEVIHSIESLKPYIDSEEEFFVIGGGKLFSILLPYTKRIYLTVLHHHFQGDTYMPQFDMKDWKIVDSYEGLVDENNIYRHTYMTLEKL; encoded by the coding sequence ATGTTAAGCTTTGTCGTAGCAATGTCAGAAAATCATATTATAGGTAAGGACGGAACTCTCCCTTGGCACTTGCCCGAGGATTTGAAAAAATTTAAGGAAATAACCTTATCTGGTAGCAAAACAATGATAATGGGCAGAAAAACTTTCGAATCCCTTCCAAGGATACTTCCTGGAAGAAAACATATAGTGTTAACCCAAAACAAAGACTTTAAGATAGACAACGGACAGGTTGAGGTTATTCACAGCATTGAATCTTTAAAGCCTTATATTGATAGTGAGGAAGAATTTTTTGTTATAGGCGGAGGAAAACTTTTTAGCATACTTCTTCCTTACACTAAAAGAATATATCTGACCGTTCTTCATCACCACTTTCAAGGAGATACTTATATGCCTCAGTTTGATATGAAGGACTGGAAGATTGTTGATTCCTACGAAGGACTTGTTGATGAAAATAATATATACAGACATACTTATATGACTCTAGAAAAGCTCTAA
- a CDS encoding helix-turn-helix domain-containing protein yields MYFQTPGEKIKEIRKLLGIRQSDLENIGVTRNFISMVEGNRRRLGEEQARVMFQIFLKKADELGLTLDIDCDYLSTSPKKAALIYCSKKLLEDLSNDEIDYILKISLEYSLHQIQAEAYILKANRVFDKGIYKEAFVYYYNALDLYNEIKEHDKNAFLYNKLGKCKGNTLDYLEALKYFEKSYQNALDIGDISTQNNSLYNIALCNKKLGNIENALKSINEVIDVFYKENDFTNFISAIIIKANCLLAIKEYQQAIDLYNEIIPVFTDETHCLLGYVYHNLGLIYLEKGMLEEALLCYNRAITIRELSNPSKLARTQIEKAKVFMKFKMYEQATNMTKNAIETAKQYNDTEFIIDGYYQLEKIYDETNRLDLMEEVYLNLIELLEGIDKKDDKIKIYIKLSLLTKYDPYKYEEYLKKAVDL; encoded by the coding sequence TTGTATTTTCAAACTCCAGGCGAAAAAATTAAAGAGATAAGAAAGCTTCTTGGGATTAGACAAAGTGACCTAGAAAATATAGGTGTTACACGTAATTTCATAAGCATGGTAGAAGGTAACAGGAGGAGGCTGGGAGAAGAACAAGCTAGGGTTATGTTTCAGATATTCTTGAAAAAAGCAGATGAATTGGGATTAACGCTTGACATAGATTGCGATTATCTGTCTACAAGCCCTAAAAAAGCAGCGTTAATCTATTGCAGTAAAAAATTATTAGAGGATTTATCTAATGATGAAATTGACTATATTTTAAAAATATCCTTAGAATATAGTTTGCATCAAATTCAGGCAGAAGCTTATATTTTAAAAGCAAATAGAGTATTTGACAAGGGAATATATAAAGAAGCCTTTGTATACTACTATAACGCTCTTGATTTATATAATGAAATAAAAGAGCATGATAAGAATGCTTTTCTGTATAACAAGCTTGGAAAATGCAAGGGAAACACCTTGGATTATTTAGAAGCCTTAAAGTACTTTGAAAAGTCGTATCAAAATGCTTTAGATATAGGCGACATAAGCACTCAAAACAATTCTCTCTACAACATTGCTCTCTGTAATAAAAAGCTAGGTAATATAGAAAATGCACTTAAATCCATTAATGAAGTTATTGATGTGTTTTACAAGGAAAATGACTTTACAAATTTTATTAGCGCGATAATAATAAAAGCAAATTGTCTTCTTGCAATAAAAGAGTATCAACAGGCTATAGATTTGTATAATGAGATTATTCCTGTATTTACAGATGAAACCCATTGTCTTTTAGGTTATGTATATCATAACTTAGGGCTCATATATTTAGAAAAGGGTATGCTTGAAGAAGCTTTGCTATGCTATAATCGGGCAATTACTATAAGAGAACTATCTAATCCATCAAAGTTAGCACGTACTCAGATTGAAAAAGCAAAAGTATTTATGAAATTTAAAATGTATGAACAGGCTACTAACATGACAAAAAATGCAATAGAAACGGCCAAGCAGTATAATGATACAGAATTTATAATAGACGGATATTATCAGCTGGAGAAAATTTATGATGAGACAAATAGATTAGACTTGATGGAAGAGGTTTATCTAAATTTAATAGAGCTATTAGAAGGTATCGACAAAAAAGATGATAAGATAAAAATATATATTAAATTATCATTACTAACTAAATATGACCCCTATAAGTATGAGGAATACTTAAAAAAAGCAGTAGATTTATAA
- a CDS encoding RNA ligase RtcB family protein, with amino-acid sequence MENKVKVIQTEKSWMESNAIEQLEKVSELKGVIKAVGFPDLHFGKTPVGASLVTTDIIYPHLVGNDVGCGMALFSTGINKGKFKFDKVRGKLQRLEGLENVDISHLLEQVELPMKEALGTIGGGNHFAEFQQVDKIYDEAALKEIGLNKSEIYLLVHSGSTGYGEYILRKYIDKYSCQNGLRENSEGYKEYFEEHDKAVNFGKTNREMIAYRLLTTIGAKDSNKLLDSTHNSIAIKEHEGKRLYVHRKGAAPADIGYIIIAGTRGSNSYIVKPKANNLEYAYSVAHGAGRRWNRFSCKERLETVYPDKSKREKLLGSNLIYNDRRVLYEEAPEAYKSIDKVIEDMLGEDMIELVASLKPLITYKA; translated from the coding sequence ATGGAGAATAAAGTTAAGGTTATTCAGACCGAGAAGTCCTGGATGGAGAGCAACGCCATAGAGCAGCTTGAAAAAGTTTCTGAACTTAAGGGCGTTATTAAAGCTGTTGGATTTCCAGATCTTCATTTTGGAAAAACTCCTGTTGGGGCAAGTTTAGTTACAACTGATATAATATACCCTCATTTGGTTGGTAATGATGTTGGCTGTGGGATGGCATTATTTAGCACAGGTATAAATAAGGGTAAATTTAAATTTGATAAGGTTAGAGGAAAGCTTCAAAGGCTGGAAGGACTTGAAAATGTAGATATATCTCACTTGCTTGAGCAGGTAGAGCTTCCGATGAAGGAAGCGCTTGGAACAATCGGAGGAGGTAATCACTTTGCTGAGTTTCAGCAGGTAGATAAGATATATGATGAGGCTGCTCTAAAAGAGATAGGCTTAAACAAAAGTGAAATATATCTTTTAGTTCACAGCGGTTCAACAGGCTATGGAGAATATATTTTAAGAAAATATATAGATAAGTATTCTTGCCAGAATGGGCTTAGAGAAAACAGCGAAGGCTATAAGGAATACTTTGAAGAGCATGATAAGGCTGTTAATTTTGGAAAAACAAACAGAGAAATGATTGCTTACAGGCTTTTAACTACTATAGGTGCAAAAGACAGCAATAAGCTTTTAGACAGTACTCATAACAGCATAGCTATAAAAGAGCATGAGGGAAAAAGATTATATGTTCACAGAAAGGGAGCTGCTCCAGCTGATATTGGCTATATCATAATTGCTGGTACTAGAGGATCCAATTCCTATATAGTTAAGCCAAAAGCAAATAATTTAGAGTATGCTTACTCAGTTGCTCATGGAGCAGGTAGACGATGGAATCGTTTTTCCTGCAAGGAAAGACTTGAAACTGTATACCCGGATAAATCAAAAAGAGAAAAGCTTTTAGGAAGCAATTTAATTTACAATGATAGAAGAGTACTATATGAAGAGGCTCCTGAAGCCTATAAGAGCATAGATAAAGTAATTGAAGATATGCTCGGCGAGGATATGATAGAGCTTGTGGCTTCGTTAAAACCACTAATAACTTACAAAGCATAA
- the speD gene encoding adenosylmethionine decarboxylase, translating to MEQHKEDKLKLYGFNNLTKSLSFNIYDICYTKTEEDRKKYIDYIDEQYNSERLTKILSDVTETIGASVLNIAKQDYDPQGASVTLLISEEEVPLYVLDPSCNRGILTPVRENIVGHLDKSHVTVHTYPESHPQNDISTFRVDIDVSTCGTISPLKALNYLIDSFDSDIITIDYRVRGFTRDIHGYKHFIDHDINSIQNFIDKKTIERYNLIDMNIYQSSIFHTKMRVKDIDLPNYLFEIKEEDLSEAERKEIIKKIDREMTEIFFGINVPNV from the coding sequence TTGGAGCAACACAAAGAAGATAAATTAAAATTGTATGGGTTTAATAACTTAACAAAGTCATTGAGCTTTAATATCTATGATATCTGTTATACGAAGACTGAAGAGGATAGAAAAAAATATATTGATTATATCGATGAACAGTATAACTCTGAGAGACTTACGAAGATTTTATCAGATGTTACAGAAACTATTGGAGCCAGTGTGCTAAATATTGCAAAGCAGGATTATGACCCACAAGGCGCAAGTGTTACTCTTTTAATTTCTGAGGAAGAAGTGCCTCTATACGTGCTTGATCCATCCTGTAATAGAGGAATTCTAACTCCTGTTCGTGAAAATATTGTTGGACATTTGGATAAGAGTCATGTGACAGTTCATACTTACCCTGAAAGTCATCCGCAAAATGATATTAGTACTTTTAGAGTTGATATTGATGTTTCAACTTGTGGAACAATATCGCCCCTTAAGGCGTTGAATTATTTAATTGACAGCTTTGACTCAGATATTATAACAATTGATTATAGAGTTAGAGGATTTACAAGAGATATTCATGGTTATAAGCATTTTATAGATCACGATATAAATTCCATACAAAATTTTATTGATAAGAAGACTATCGAAAGATACAATCTTATCGACATGAATATATATCAGTCAAGCATCTTCCATACAAAGATGAGAGTGAAGGATATAGACCTTCCAAATTATCTTTTTGAAATAAAAGAAGAAGATTTAAGCGAAGCTGAAAGAAAAGAAATAATTAAGAAGATTGATAGAGAAATGACAGAAATATTTTTTGGTATCAATGTGCCTAATGTTTAA
- a CDS encoding ATP-dependent Clp protease ATP-binding subunit → MKLCSICNKNIATIFTAKMVEGKTETVGVCLPCAKKMGLPVIDQLMQQTGMSPEEVENLTDQMNDMMKDMNFDELGKSDMFMNLMSGSFPESMDFNKEEHKKEAAFDTNTKDKEKDKDKDGKKKAKRKYLDTYGINLTDKAAEKRVDKVIGRHREIDRVIQILNRRTKNNPILIGEPGVGKTAIAEGLAVRIAEKEVPAKLFDAEVYLLDLTAVVAGTQFRGQFEGRMKSIIDEAKENGNIILVIDEVHNIIGAGEAQGGAMNAANILKPALARGEIQVIGATTIEEYRKHIEKDSALERRFQPVIVEEPTIEDTIEILKGIRHYYEDYHKVQISDEVITAAATLSERYITDRFLPDKAIDVIDEASSRANLKNKGLVELKALREEYKVLEEKIKEAAENTDYEKAAQYRVEEFRLLDKISKLEKETSEVKLSAEDIAYVIEAWTKIPVKSITEEEAQKLLQLEERLHRRVIGQHEAIVGLSRAIRRNRLGFRKKRKPASFIFVGPTGVGKTELARALADELFGSEDALIRIDMSEYMEKHTVSKLIGAPPGYVGYDEGGQLTEKIRRRPYSVILMDEIEKAHPDVFNMLLQILEDGRLTDSQGRTVYFENTVIIMTSNAGTNFKGNNIGFAQANYNALENKVKEALKEFFRPEFLNRVDETIVFKPLTKDELIKIVDLMLKEVQEEVRERNITLDITEEAKEFILKEGYDEKYGARPLRRAIQKYVEDEISEAYLHKRFHEGSNIKISLQNGSIVLE, encoded by the coding sequence ATGAAATTATGTTCAATATGCAATAAAAATATAGCTACAATTTTTACAGCTAAAATGGTGGAAGGCAAAACAGAAACTGTTGGAGTATGCCTGCCTTGTGCAAAGAAGATGGGACTTCCTGTTATAGATCAGCTTATGCAGCAGACAGGAATGAGTCCTGAAGAAGTTGAAAATCTTACAGATCAGATGAATGATATGATGAAGGACATGAACTTTGATGAACTTGGGAAAAGCGATATGTTTATGAACCTTATGAGTGGATCTTTTCCAGAATCTATGGATTTCAACAAAGAAGAACACAAAAAAGAAGCTGCCTTTGATACTAATACAAAAGATAAGGAAAAAGATAAAGACAAAGACGGTAAGAAGAAAGCAAAGAGAAAGTATCTAGATACCTATGGCATTAATTTAACTGATAAAGCTGCAGAAAAGAGAGTGGATAAGGTTATTGGAAGACATAGGGAAATAGACAGGGTTATACAAATTTTAAATAGAAGAACTAAGAATAATCCTATATTGATAGGTGAGCCTGGTGTTGGTAAAACAGCTATTGCTGAAGGTTTAGCCGTTAGAATTGCTGAAAAGGAAGTACCTGCAAAGCTTTTTGATGCCGAAGTATATTTACTGGATTTAACTGCCGTAGTTGCTGGAACTCAATTCAGAGGACAGTTTGAAGGTAGAATGAAGTCCATAATAGATGAAGCAAAGGAAAACGGAAATATAATACTAGTTATAGATGAGGTTCATAACATAATTGGAGCTGGTGAAGCTCAAGGTGGTGCTATGAATGCTGCAAACATCCTTAAGCCAGCCTTGGCTCGAGGTGAAATTCAGGTTATAGGTGCTACAACCATTGAAGAATACAGGAAGCATATAGAAAAGGATTCAGCTCTTGAAAGGCGTTTTCAACCTGTAATTGTAGAAGAACCAACTATTGAAGATACAATTGAAATTTTAAAAGGTATAAGACACTATTACGAGGATTATCATAAGGTTCAAATATCAGATGAAGTAATAACAGCAGCTGCAACACTTTCTGAAAGATATATTACAGATAGATTTTTGCCAGATAAGGCAATAGACGTTATAGATGAAGCCAGCTCTAGAGCAAATCTTAAAAATAAGGGCTTAGTAGAACTTAAAGCTTTAAGAGAAGAATATAAAGTTTTAGAAGAAAAAATTAAAGAAGCTGCTGAAAACACTGATTATGAAAAAGCTGCTCAGTATCGAGTTGAAGAGTTCAGATTACTGGATAAGATTTCTAAGCTCGAGAAAGAAACAAGTGAAGTAAAGCTTTCAGCTGAAGATATAGCATATGTGATAGAAGCGTGGACAAAGATACCTGTAAAGAGCATAACTGAAGAAGAAGCTCAAAAGCTGTTGCAATTAGAAGAGAGACTTCACAGAAGAGTAATTGGACAGCATGAAGCTATAGTTGGTCTTTCCAGGGCTATAAGAAGAAATAGATTAGGATTTAGAAAAAAGAGAAAACCAGCATCCTTCATATTTGTTGGCCCAACAGGAGTAGGTAAGACTGAGCTTGCTAGAGCACTTGCTGATGAACTCTTCGGAAGTGAAGATGCACTTATAAGAATAGATATGTCGGAATACATGGAGAAGCATACAGTTTCCAAGCTTATTGGAGCGCCTCCAGGATATGTAGGATATGATGAGGGCGGACAATTAACAGAAAAGATTAGAAGAAGGCCATATTCGGTAATCTTAATGGACGAAATAGAAAAGGCTCATCCAGACGTATTTAATATGCTGCTTCAAATTCTTGAGGATGGAAGGCTTACTGACAGTCAAGGAAGAACTGTTTACTTTGAAAATACAGTTATAATAATGACTTCTAATGCGGGAACTAACTTTAAAGGCAATAACATTGGTTTTGCTCAGGCAAACTACAATGCTTTAGAAAATAAGGTTAAGGAAGCTTTGAAGGAATTCTTTAGACCAGAGTTTTTGAATAGGGTTGATGAAACTATAGTATTTAAGCCTTTAACTAAAGATGAACTTATTAAGATAGTAGATTTAATGCTTAAAGAAGTTCAAGAGGAAGTAAGAGAAAGAAATATTACCCTTGATATAACTGAGGAAGCTAAAGAATTTATCCTTAAGGAAGGATATGATGAAAAATACGGGGCAAGGCCACTTAGAAGAGCTATACAAAAGTATGTGGAGGATGAGATTTCTGAAGCTTACCTTCACAAGAGATTCCATGAAGGTTCAAATATAAAAATATCTTTACAGAATGGGAGCATTGTTTTAGAATAG
- a CDS encoding HD domain-containing phosphohydrolase: MGLYLGKSDSCIERVEKKVEKLSLLARGDGIEIMKEVVQPNVIFHVAPGIDEGLMEFFYIISGTVVCEKGEETITLGAGEYFYVKDLKESVYLKTITEVSMLYVANQPVFHFLSDVIKNITEMRQQVEKKDMYTHDHGLRLEGYAIRIGQKLNMTKARLLNLGYAAGFHDLGKINVPDEVLKKPGKLTNEEFEYIKKHPADGAVIIENTFIKDCAMAILQHHERLDGSGYPNKLKGDEISLEGKIIAVVDTYDAMTSDRPYRKGMDPKVAFAEIKSLVGKHYDEKIVACFEEVLKEEGLL; the protein is encoded by the coding sequence ATGGGTTTATATTTAGGAAAAAGTGATAGTTGTATAGAAAGAGTTGAGAAAAAAGTAGAGAAACTAAGTCTCCTAGCCAGGGGTGATGGGATTGAAATAATGAAGGAAGTAGTGCAGCCTAATGTAATATTTCATGTTGCCCCAGGAATTGATGAAGGACTAATGGAGTTTTTTTATATTATTAGCGGAACAGTGGTTTGTGAAAAAGGAGAAGAAACTATAACTTTAGGTGCAGGAGAATACTTTTATGTTAAAGACTTGAAGGAATCGGTATACCTTAAGACTATAACTGAGGTGTCTATGCTTTATGTAGCAAATCAGCCAGTTTTCCATTTTCTTAGTGACGTAATAAAAAATATTACTGAAATGAGGCAACAGGTTGAAAAAAAGGATATGTATACTCATGATCACGGCTTAAGACTTGAAGGTTATGCTATAAGGATTGGGCAGAAACTAAATATGACTAAAGCAAGATTGTTAAATTTAGGCTATGCGGCAGGCTTTCACGACTTAGGAAAGATAAATGTACCAGATGAAGTCTTGAAGAAGCCAGGTAAGCTTACTAACGAAGAGTTTGAATATATTAAAAAGCATCCAGCTGATGGTGCAGTTATAATTGAAAACACTTTCATAAAGGATTGTGCTATGGCAATCCTGCAGCATCATGAGAGATTGGACGGCAGCGGATATCCTAATAAATTAAAAGGTGATGAAATTTCTTTAGAGGGAAAAATAATCGCTGTAGTTGATACCTACGATGCAATGACGTCTGATAGGCCATATAGAAAAGGTATGGATCCTAAAGTTGCCTTTGCAGAGATAAAAAGCTTAGTAGGGAAGCATTATGATGAGAAAATAGTAGCCTGCTTTGAAGAGGTTTTAAAGGAAGAAGGATTATTATAA
- a CDS encoding CD3073 family putative ECF transporter S component, which produces MNNKKVFLLSMGAMAIAMNIVLGTVVTRLNIPLLFLDTIGTIFIAVLFGPWQAATVGSLTNILTPILSGSPKDIPYFIINAAVGLIVGYMARKFKFNVVNAIASGLILSIVCPILGTLITVGFFGGLTGSVNDYFTLFLQKSGMKIFTAAFIPRITGNFIDKIGSCLLVLLAMKYVPVQYKNRADLSA; this is translated from the coding sequence ATGAATAACAAAAAAGTATTTTTACTATCTATGGGTGCTATGGCTATTGCTATGAATATAGTTCTTGGCACAGTTGTAACGAGACTAAATATTCCACTTTTATTTTTAGATACTATAGGAACAATTTTTATTGCAGTTTTATTTGGCCCTTGGCAGGCAGCAACTGTAGGCAGCTTAACTAATATTCTTACTCCTATACTTTCTGGCAGCCCAAAGGATATTCCTTACTTTATTATTAATGCAGCAGTGGGCTTAATTGTTGGGTATATGGCAAGAAAGTTTAAATTTAACGTAGTTAATGCCATAGCTTCAGGCTTAATACTCTCAATAGTTTGTCCTATTTTAGGGACACTAATTACGGTAGGTTTCTTTGGTGGATTGACAGGCTCTGTAAATGATTATTTTACTTTATTTCTTCAAAAATCCGGCATGAAAATCTTCACAGCCGCCTTTATTCCTAGAATTACAGGAAATTTTATCGATAAGATAGGCTCATGTCTTTTGGTACTTTTAGCAATGAAGTATGTGCCCGTTCAATACAAAAATAGGGCTGATCTTTCAGCATAG